The genomic stretch TAATTGCAGATGTTAATGGACTGTTAAACAACATCGATGCACGGAAAGAGGTGTTCGAGGGCAATAACTACGAGATTATCAAAGGAGAGGCCTTGGCTATCCGGGCTTTTTGCCACTTCGATGTATTGCGCCTATTCGGTCCCGTACCGACTAATTTGTCCGAAGGAACCATTCTTCCTTACGTCACTACAGTTTCTATCGTCCCCAATCACCTGGTCTCCTATAACGATTTTACTACCAAGCTATTGGCTGATTTGAATGAAGCCGAAAGATGTTTGGAAGCGAATGACCCGATTCTTACAGCTTCTATCAAAGAGTTAAGTACATTGGAAGTGGCTCAAGACGATAATTTCTTGTGCGACCGTCAAATGCGTATGAATTATTATGCTGTTTGTGCCTTAAAAGCTCGCGTGCAGTTGTGGTTGGGAAACAAAAGCGAAGCGTTGAAATATGCCCAAAAAGTAATTGATGCCAAAGATCCCAACGGCAACGCGGTGTTCCGTTTAGGTACCACCACGGATTGTGCCAATGGAGACTTGATCTTCTCTTCTGAACACATTTTCAATTTGAACGTGTACAATCTGAGCGATTCTAAAATCAGTGCTGCTAATACATTCTACACCAACAGCACGACATTAAAGTATTTCTGGGCTTCAGGAACTACAGACATCCGTCGTGGAAAAATGTGGAAAGAGGTATATGACGATTATTGGTGGACCTATTACTACTATATAACCAAATATACTCAAGCTACCAATATGCCGGTTTTGGCCAAAAACTCTATTCCTTTATTCCGCTTGGCCGAAATGTATCTGATTGCGATGGAATGTGGATCTATCCAAAATGCAAACGACTTATATAAAGAAGTGTGTATTGCTCGCGATATTACTCCGGTAACTTTTGGCAGCACGGAAGAATTATTAGAAACGTTGATTTTAGAATACAATCGGG from Butyricimonas virosa encodes the following:
- a CDS encoding RagB/SusD family nutrient uptake outer membrane protein, coding for MKQINYILILLLLCCITACNDWLEVAPQAEKEESEMFEKEAGFRNVLIGAYIRMKSNNLYGEDLTYGSIEMLAQHWTNTDDLGKYLKAYNYEQGDVETKINSFYGNLYKVIADVNGLLNNIDARKEVFEGNNYEIIKGEALAIRAFCHFDVLRLFGPVPTNLSEGTILPYVTTVSIVPNHLVSYNDFTTKLLADLNEAERCLEANDPILTASIKELSTLEVAQDDNFLCDRQMRMNYYAVCALKARVQLWLGNKSEALKYAQKVIDAKDPNGNAVFRLGTTTDCANGDLIFSSEHIFNLNVYNLSDSKISAANTFYTNSTTLKYFWASGTTDIRRGKMWKEVYDDYWWTYYYYITKYTQATNMPVLAKNSIPLFRLAEMYLIAMECGSIQNANDLYKEVCIARDITPVTFGSTEELLETLILEYNREFYGEGQAFYAYKRLGRSKIFGTSTVGSALIYVLPLPKAESLYIQ